In Brassica napus cultivar Da-Ae chromosome A3, Da-Ae, whole genome shotgun sequence, the sequence tttGCTTAATTATGTGGTTGTGAGAATAAGAAAATTCGTATATCTGACAGAGTCATAGCTTTGATCCAAATCACCGAAGCCATAGGCTGAAAAGTAGCcaccaaattaaaaaattaaaagaaattagtAATGAATTACTTGAAAGTTCTCgattaattaaaaatcaacACCCCCACAAAGGTcgtctttttacctttttaggttttttgggcaaaaaaaaactgattcaaTCCTTACTACACACCACAAGACTGAGACAAAGGCAAAATATGTACCGATCCGCAAGCTGGAGCCGCGTGACTGAGGATTACTCAGTACCTTGGTCTGCGCCGAAGGGATTATGGAAAGGCCTAGACGAAGACGAGCCGACTACATACGACCCTACGAGCCAGGAAGTGACAAAGAAGGAGAAGTCACGTGTCAAATTTGCTGAAAACGCTGTTCACATAATCCCCTTTGTCCTTCTCGCTTGTGCTCTCATCCTTTGGTTTTTCTCTAACCCAAGTATGTACGTATACACTAATATTCATGATCATGATCTTAACTAGACTATATAAGCTATATACTGGTTTGATTCTAAATATGTgaaaacattctattttatatgtcCTCGTCGCTGATTTAGTAATCATGCATGGACCTTTAACAACAATGATTTTTTGGGGGTTAAATTGATTTGATTATATAGATGTAGATGTTGGGGTAAAAGAGGAATCAATTGCGGCTAGGATCAAAGGATTAACGATTGAAGGAGACATTGACAATGACAGCGACGGAACTCAGACCGGATTCTTAGGCACCGCCACAGAAGTGGGAGGT encodes:
- the LOC106443048 gene encoding uncharacterized protein LOC106443048, encoding MYRSASWSRVTEDYSVPWSAPKGLWKGLDEDEPTTYDPTSQEVTKKEKSRVKFAENAVHIIPFVLLACALILWFFSNPNVDVGVKEESIAARIKGLTIEGDIDNDSDGTQTGFLGTATEVGGSYKSKLKRDVNKRHRRIQTSRKVVKGFY